From the Nymphalis io chromosome 1, ilAglIoxx1.1, whole genome shotgun sequence genome, one window contains:
- the LOC126771776 gene encoding septin-7 isoform X5: protein MAPSALKDALAKRSATLPDPTESSHHEPNGTAAVKLSNSVSVDVGKTSSMPPQMPAPPVPTTAPPPVNAPLRSTENIMKKSDHPPVAPKPDLPKIEKPKTKELDGYVGFANLPNQVYRKAVKKGFEFTLMVVGETGLGKSTLINSLFLTDVYDKDKHPGPSLRVKKTVGVETSVVILKENGVNLTLTIVDTPGFGDAVDNSNCWQPIIDFVESKYEEFLNAESRVTRKAAPPDTRVHCCLYFIAPSGHGLKPLDVEFMQRLGDKVNIIPVIAKADTMTPEECKDFKEQILKEIAQHKIKIYEFPEGAGDEGEAAPRALRARVPFAVVGANSVIELDGRRVRGRKYPWGVAEVENLEHCDFLALRNMVIRTHLQDLKDVTSSVHYENYRCRKLAGLSHDGKPHRINSNKNPLAQMEEEKREHDLKMKKMESDMEQVFELKVREKRAKLKESETELARRHESTRRALEAQARELEERQRALLADQAAWERDTGLSLDDLRRRSLEANSKETVDGKDKKDKKKKDWSFKNVTSGMYT, encoded by the exons ATGGCACCTTCGGCCCTCAAAGACGCCCTAGCTAAGCGCTCTGCCACACTCCCTGATCCAACAGAAAGTAGTCACCACGAGCCCAACGGCACCGCTGCAGTGAAGCTCAGCAACAGCGTATCTGTGGACGTTGGGAAGACATCGTCTATGCCTCCACAAATGCCCGCGCCTCCAGTACCCACAACTGCACCGCCACCCGTCAATGCTCCGCTCAGGAGTACAGAGAATATAATGAAG AAATCTGACCACCCACCAGTTGCACCAAAACCAGATCTACCTAAGATAGAGAAACCAAAAACCAAAGAATTAGACGGATATGTTGGATTCGCGAATCTACCAAACCAAGTGTACAGGAAAGCGGTCAAAAAAGGGTTCGAATTTACGTTAATGGTTGTCg gTGAGACGGGTTTGGGCAAATCGACGTTAATAAACTCCTTGTTCCTAACGGATGTTTATGATAAAGATAAACATCCAGGACCATCGCTACGTGTTAAAAAGACAGTGGGCGTTGAGACAAGCGTGGTCATTCTAAAAGAGAATGGCGTCAACCTCACTCTCACAATTGTCGACACGCCTGGCTTCGGAGACGCAGTCGACAATAGTAATTG ctGGCAACCGATAATCGATTTCGTTGAATCGAAATATGAGGAATTCTTGAACGCAGAGTCACGGGTGACTCGTAAAGCCGCTCCGCCTGATACGCGAGTCCATTGCTGCCTGTACTTCATAGCACCAAGCGGTCATGGACTCAAACCGCTCGATGTAGAGTTCATGCAGCGACTTGGCGATAAAGTCAACATTATACCCGTTATCGCCAAGGCCGATACGATGACGCCCGAAGAATGCAAGGATTTCAAGGAACAA ATCCTGAAGGAGATCGCGCAGCACAAGATCAAGATCTACGAGTTCCCGGAGGGCGCGGGCGACGAGGGCGAGGCGGCGCCGCGCGCGCTGCGGGCGCGCGTGCCGTTCGCGGTGGTCGGCGCCAACTCCGTCATCGAGCTGGACGGGCGGCGCGTGCGCGGCCGCAAGTACCCCTGGGGCGTGGCCGAAG TTGAAAATTTGGAGCACTGCGACTTTTTGGCACTCCGCAACATGGTGATCAGGACGCACCTTCAGGACCTGAAGGACGTGACCAGCTCCGTGCACTACGAGAACTACCGCTGCCGCAAGCTGGCCGGCCTCTCGCACGACGGGAAACCTCACCGGATTAACTCCAACAA GAATCCATTGGCTCAGATGGAAGAGGAGAAGAGAGAACATGATCTTAAAATGAAGAAGATGGAGAGTGACATGGAGCAG GTGTTCGAGCTGAAGGTGCGCGAGAAGCGCGCCAAGCTGAAGGAGTCGGAGACGGAGCTGGCGCGGCGGCACGAGTCCACGCGGCGCGCGCTCGAGGCGCAGGCGCGCGAGCTGGAGGAGCGCCAGCGGGCGCTGCTCGCCGACCAGGCCGCCTGGGAGCGCGACACCGGCCTCTCGCTCGACGACCTGCGCCGCCGCTCGCTCGAGGCCAACAGCAAGGA GACGGTCGACGGCAAGGATAAGAAGGATAAGAAAAAGAAAG
- the LOC126771776 gene encoding septin-7 isoform X4 produces MFKSIKKLFRTKDKEVSRSHSDRSNLQSKRELFFKSDTVSGGGVSATGLPNAAPPVPPMAPSALKDALAKRSATLPDPTESSHHEPNGTAAVKLSNSVSVDVGKTSSMPPQMPAPPVPTTAPPPVNAPLRSTENIMKKSDHPPVAPKPDLPKIEKPKTKELDGYVGFANLPNQVYRKAVKKGFEFTLMVVGETGLGKSTLINSLFLTDVYDKDKHPGPSLRVKKTVGVETSVVILKENGVNLTLTIVDTPGFGDAVDNSNCWQPIIDFVESKYEEFLNAESRVTRKAAPPDTRVHCCLYFIAPSGHGLKPLDVEFMQRLGDKVNIIPVIAKADTMTPEECKDFKEQILKEIAQHKIKIYEFPEGAGDEGEAAPRALRARVPFAVVGANSVIELDGRRVRGRKYPWGVAEVENLEHCDFLALRNMVIRTHLQDLKDVTSSVHYENYRCRKLAGLSHDGKPHRINSNKNPLAQMEEEKREHDLKMKKMESDMEQVFELKVREKRAKLKESETELARRHESTRRALEAQARELEERQRALLADQAAWERDTGLSLDDLRRRSLEANSKETVDGKDKKDKKKKDWSFKNVTSGMYT; encoded by the exons ttgcAGAGTAAGCGCGAGCTGTTCTTCAAATCGGATACTGTGAGCGGCGGCGGGGTGAGCGCCACGGGTCTGCCAAATGCTGCGCCGCCTGTGCCGCCGATGGCACCTTCGGCCCTCAAAGACGCCCTAGCTAAGCGCTCTGCCACACTCCCTGATCCAACAGAAAGTAGTCACCACGAGCCCAACGGCACCGCTGCAGTGAAGCTCAGCAACAGCGTATCTGTGGACGTTGGGAAGACATCGTCTATGCCTCCACAAATGCCCGCGCCTCCAGTACCCACAACTGCACCGCCACCCGTCAATGCTCCGCTCAGGAGTACAGAGAATATAATGAAG AAATCTGACCACCCACCAGTTGCACCAAAACCAGATCTACCTAAGATAGAGAAACCAAAAACCAAAGAATTAGACGGATATGTTGGATTCGCGAATCTACCAAACCAAGTGTACAGGAAAGCGGTCAAAAAAGGGTTCGAATTTACGTTAATGGTTGTCg gTGAGACGGGTTTGGGCAAATCGACGTTAATAAACTCCTTGTTCCTAACGGATGTTTATGATAAAGATAAACATCCAGGACCATCGCTACGTGTTAAAAAGACAGTGGGCGTTGAGACAAGCGTGGTCATTCTAAAAGAGAATGGCGTCAACCTCACTCTCACAATTGTCGACACGCCTGGCTTCGGAGACGCAGTCGACAATAGTAATTG ctGGCAACCGATAATCGATTTCGTTGAATCGAAATATGAGGAATTCTTGAACGCAGAGTCACGGGTGACTCGTAAAGCCGCTCCGCCTGATACGCGAGTCCATTGCTGCCTGTACTTCATAGCACCAAGCGGTCATGGACTCAAACCGCTCGATGTAGAGTTCATGCAGCGACTTGGCGATAAAGTCAACATTATACCCGTTATCGCCAAGGCCGATACGATGACGCCCGAAGAATGCAAGGATTTCAAGGAACAA ATCCTGAAGGAGATCGCGCAGCACAAGATCAAGATCTACGAGTTCCCGGAGGGCGCGGGCGACGAGGGCGAGGCGGCGCCGCGCGCGCTGCGGGCGCGCGTGCCGTTCGCGGTGGTCGGCGCCAACTCCGTCATCGAGCTGGACGGGCGGCGCGTGCGCGGCCGCAAGTACCCCTGGGGCGTGGCCGAAG TTGAAAATTTGGAGCACTGCGACTTTTTGGCACTCCGCAACATGGTGATCAGGACGCACCTTCAGGACCTGAAGGACGTGACCAGCTCCGTGCACTACGAGAACTACCGCTGCCGCAAGCTGGCCGGCCTCTCGCACGACGGGAAACCTCACCGGATTAACTCCAACAA GAATCCATTGGCTCAGATGGAAGAGGAGAAGAGAGAACATGATCTTAAAATGAAGAAGATGGAGAGTGACATGGAGCAG GTGTTCGAGCTGAAGGTGCGCGAGAAGCGCGCCAAGCTGAAGGAGTCGGAGACGGAGCTGGCGCGGCGGCACGAGTCCACGCGGCGCGCGCTCGAGGCGCAGGCGCGCGAGCTGGAGGAGCGCCAGCGGGCGCTGCTCGCCGACCAGGCCGCCTGGGAGCGCGACACCGGCCTCTCGCTCGACGACCTGCGCCGCCGCTCGCTCGAGGCCAACAGCAAGGA GACGGTCGACGGCAAGGATAAGAAGGATAAGAAAAAGAAAG
- the LOC126771776 gene encoding septin-7 isoform X3, whose product MASVSESPLNRSRNRPVLSRYKPVNDSSDQLQSKRELFFKSDTVSGGGVSATGLPNAAPPVPPMAPSALKDALAKRSATLPDPTESSHHEPNGTAAVKLSNSVSVDVGKTSSMPPQMPAPPVPTTAPPPVNAPLRSTENIMKKSDHPPVAPKPDLPKIEKPKTKELDGYVGFANLPNQVYRKAVKKGFEFTLMVVGETGLGKSTLINSLFLTDVYDKDKHPGPSLRVKKTVGVETSVVILKENGVNLTLTIVDTPGFGDAVDNSNCWQPIIDFVESKYEEFLNAESRVTRKAAPPDTRVHCCLYFIAPSGHGLKPLDVEFMQRLGDKVNIIPVIAKADTMTPEECKDFKEQILKEIAQHKIKIYEFPEGAGDEGEAAPRALRARVPFAVVGANSVIELDGRRVRGRKYPWGVAEVENLEHCDFLALRNMVIRTHLQDLKDVTSSVHYENYRCRKLAGLSHDGKPHRINSNKNPLAQMEEEKREHDLKMKKMESDMEQVFELKVREKRAKLKESETELARRHESTRRALEAQARELEERQRALLADQAAWERDTGLSLDDLRRRSLEANSKETVDGKDKKDKKKKDWSFKNVTSGMYT is encoded by the exons ttgcAGAGTAAGCGCGAGCTGTTCTTCAAATCGGATACTGTGAGCGGCGGCGGGGTGAGCGCCACGGGTCTGCCAAATGCTGCGCCGCCTGTGCCGCCGATGGCACCTTCGGCCCTCAAAGACGCCCTAGCTAAGCGCTCTGCCACACTCCCTGATCCAACAGAAAGTAGTCACCACGAGCCCAACGGCACCGCTGCAGTGAAGCTCAGCAACAGCGTATCTGTGGACGTTGGGAAGACATCGTCTATGCCTCCACAAATGCCCGCGCCTCCAGTACCCACAACTGCACCGCCACCCGTCAATGCTCCGCTCAGGAGTACAGAGAATATAATGAAG AAATCTGACCACCCACCAGTTGCACCAAAACCAGATCTACCTAAGATAGAGAAACCAAAAACCAAAGAATTAGACGGATATGTTGGATTCGCGAATCTACCAAACCAAGTGTACAGGAAAGCGGTCAAAAAAGGGTTCGAATTTACGTTAATGGTTGTCg gTGAGACGGGTTTGGGCAAATCGACGTTAATAAACTCCTTGTTCCTAACGGATGTTTATGATAAAGATAAACATCCAGGACCATCGCTACGTGTTAAAAAGACAGTGGGCGTTGAGACAAGCGTGGTCATTCTAAAAGAGAATGGCGTCAACCTCACTCTCACAATTGTCGACACGCCTGGCTTCGGAGACGCAGTCGACAATAGTAATTG ctGGCAACCGATAATCGATTTCGTTGAATCGAAATATGAGGAATTCTTGAACGCAGAGTCACGGGTGACTCGTAAAGCCGCTCCGCCTGATACGCGAGTCCATTGCTGCCTGTACTTCATAGCACCAAGCGGTCATGGACTCAAACCGCTCGATGTAGAGTTCATGCAGCGACTTGGCGATAAAGTCAACATTATACCCGTTATCGCCAAGGCCGATACGATGACGCCCGAAGAATGCAAGGATTTCAAGGAACAA ATCCTGAAGGAGATCGCGCAGCACAAGATCAAGATCTACGAGTTCCCGGAGGGCGCGGGCGACGAGGGCGAGGCGGCGCCGCGCGCGCTGCGGGCGCGCGTGCCGTTCGCGGTGGTCGGCGCCAACTCCGTCATCGAGCTGGACGGGCGGCGCGTGCGCGGCCGCAAGTACCCCTGGGGCGTGGCCGAAG TTGAAAATTTGGAGCACTGCGACTTTTTGGCACTCCGCAACATGGTGATCAGGACGCACCTTCAGGACCTGAAGGACGTGACCAGCTCCGTGCACTACGAGAACTACCGCTGCCGCAAGCTGGCCGGCCTCTCGCACGACGGGAAACCTCACCGGATTAACTCCAACAA GAATCCATTGGCTCAGATGGAAGAGGAGAAGAGAGAACATGATCTTAAAATGAAGAAGATGGAGAGTGACATGGAGCAG GTGTTCGAGCTGAAGGTGCGCGAGAAGCGCGCCAAGCTGAAGGAGTCGGAGACGGAGCTGGCGCGGCGGCACGAGTCCACGCGGCGCGCGCTCGAGGCGCAGGCGCGCGAGCTGGAGGAGCGCCAGCGGGCGCTGCTCGCCGACCAGGCCGCCTGGGAGCGCGACACCGGCCTCTCGCTCGACGACCTGCGCCGCCGCTCGCTCGAGGCCAACAGCAAGGA GACGGTCGACGGCAAGGATAAGAAGGATAAGAAAAAGAAAG